In Marmota flaviventris isolate mMarFla1 chromosome 19, mMarFla1.hap1, whole genome shotgun sequence, the DNA window GTAGGGCTTTGACTTGGTAAGTTAACCCTTATCATTCCCTGTAGTCCTGTTCTAGAATAGGGAAAATTGAGAATCATCTTGATAAGTATCTTTTGTTAtaacaattttctaaaataaaacatttgtaaaccaacaacaacaaaaaataaaataaagagaggcCAGTCTTACCAAGGACTGCAATCAGCTAGTGCAATCTCTTCATTCCACTTGAAGCAATCAGTCCTCAGTCCACTGCCTTCCTCTGCTCCGTGACAGATAGGTGGAGTTGCTCCAGGAGATGAGGCACTGGAGATTTGCCACCCCACTGAACTCACTCATAGCAAGTATTGCACTATTATGTTGTTCCATCAGTTTTCACTATTTGGGACTCAAATTAACACCAACCAAAAATCACTAAATTACTTATTTTCACAAAGTTGGATTTTGCTATAAATCCACATATTTACTCACTAAGCAATAGTATATTTTCATTACAGCTGTTCAGATACACCACAGGATTGGCCTGGTGACCAATTTAAAGCCAATAACCATCCTTCACAAGAACTAGAAGGTAAAATCACACAGGAAACTTCTTCTCCTTCCATCTTTAGCTCACAAGCTCTGACCACATCTTTTGACAGTCAACATGCTTCAGTATGATAGCGTAGAGGTGCTCCAGTCTCTTTACATAGAGCAGTGAGGGCCAGAGAGCCTGGGTTGCATTCGCATCCCCGTTGAGCACAGTATTGCTGGATGAGCTCAGACCAACAGACCCCTTTGGCCTGGTGCACCGCACTGTGGACAAAACAGCCTTAACTTATGGAACTGCCAGAATTTCAGGTAACACACCTGTGGTCCAGCAGTGTGCAGTGCAAAGTTCTGTTGTTTCTGTCATGTCACAAGTCAATTTGTCCATGTGACAATGTGTCCACCAACTGCTTTCTTAGGCCCAAGCACAATGTCCACAGATTCAGTACAGTTCTGCAAAAGGAGTCAGCCTGCAAACAGTGAGACCTTTTGGCTGCAACAATGAATCACACGATGTTGCACCTACACTTGGGAGCACAATCACATACTGATACAATGGAGATCATGAGAAACTCTTCACAACAGATTATTGTTTAaaaccacactcttctgcctgaGGTGAATGCTGTAGGAGAGGAACCTGTGAGGATTGCTTGGCATTCCTGCTTCAAGTGATAACTTCTCCATGCAAACAAGACATTTAGGCTGAGGAGGAGAACCATTGAGAATCCAAGTTGGAGATATTTGCTATACAGTACTAATTAGtgccaattttatttttggaCCAGCATTAGTCTTGTTTGATAATATTCTAGATCTGGTAAAAATGTGAGAAAGTAtctctaaaaattaaacatatttctGTACAGTGGGAAAATGAGCAATCTGAATAAGGTCTGCTCTTGTCTTATTAATAGCAGTGTACAggtgctattttttgttttgtttttcaggtaaCAGTTATCGAATGGATAGTCTTGTGCAAGTGTTCTAtaactaagctacattcccaaacctttaaaaaaatttttttaaatattttttagtggggctggggatatggctcaagcggtagcccgctcgcctggcatgcgtgcggcccgagttcaatcctcagcaccacatacaaacaaagatattgtgtccgccaaaaactaaaaaataaatattgaactctctctctctcttaaaaaaaataaaattaaaataaataaatattttttagttgttgatggacctttatttatttgtatgtggtgctaagaatcgaacccagtgcttcatgcatgctaggcaagtgcattaccattgagccacaaccctagtcccaattttctttttttttttttaattttgaaatagggtctaaGTTATCCAggatggacttgaacttgtgattttcctgcctcaggctcctcagtatcttggattacaggcatgatccACCATATCCAGCCTAATTTCTGTTTTGATGTTAAAATTTGGAAAGTGGGTAAGGGATTGTAGAGATCAccattgggggtgtagctcagacagaacacttgtctaacatgcttgaggccctggattcatatatatatatatatatatatatatatatatatattttttttttttttttaaagccctaagcaattcagcaaaataaaaaataaaaagggctgagaatatgattcagtggtaaagtacccctgggttcaatcactggtacaaaaaaaaaaattaaataaaagtacaaaaactaaattaatataaaatacctAAGGAGATCATAAAGAGGAGGATGAAAACTGTGCCAACTAAGCCACTCTTCTAAAAATAGAccaaaaaaagcacaaaaattagctaggcatggtggttcatgcaggtaattccagaaacttgggagtcagaggcaggaggattgcaagttcaaggtcagcctcagcaacttggtgaagccctaagcaattcagcaaaataaaaaaataaaaagggctgggaatatgattcaatggtaaagcacccctgggttcaatcaccagtacaaaaaaaaaaaagtacaaaaactaaattaatataaaatacctAAGAAGACCATAAAGGTTCTCTGGCTTCAGGAAATGGGTAAGAGTACTTCAGAAatcaaaaatgttctaaaataagTTGCACTAAAAAACTCAATTAAAGCACGTCAGCttacaaaaataggaaaaacagaaaCTGATTTTACTTCAATAATACTGAGAAATTGACAAAATACAAATCACTTACggttataaataatttttcaaaaaacttatttctgggctggggctcagtggtagagcactagcctggcatgcatgaggcactgggtttgatcctcagcaccatataaaaataaaatagaggaactgtgtccactacaactgaaaaaaaaatacacattaaaaaaaaatttagtccccccccccctgcttttttttttttttttaactggggatggaactgtgagggtgcttaatcacagagccacatATTTCTTTTGGGATTGGGCTGGTACCAAGGATTGATCTCAGaggcactgaccactgagccatgtcctcagccctatcttgtattttatttagacagagtctcactgaattgcttagcaccttgcttttgcggaggctagctttgaactcacaatcctcatgcctcagcctcccgaggccctgggattataggtgtggccaTCGAGCCTGGTCTGAGCcacctattttgagacagggttcaccaagttgcttaggacctcaataaattgctaacgctggtcttgaacttgagattctcctgcctcagcctcccaaattgctgggattacaggtgtgcactacgaTGTTTGCCTtaaaaaactttttccttaagCATTAAAGTCATTTGCTTGGCATTAATGAATGCATTTAATTTAATGAACTGGCTGAGATTaggtttaatatttgtttttatatttagtttttatgttcattttttcagttttgggaattgaacccggagcactctaccaccaataTATgtctcctttatattttttattttgagacagggtctcactcagttgcctaggttggccttgagctaattaaaatcctcctgccttagcctcctctggagttactaggattataggtgtataccactaCATCTGGCtcgaaatttgtttttaaaataagtgtttaaatatttcttaaaaaataaaaattgtgtaatTCTATTCAATTTTGATTTTTGCAATATCAAAAGTTaataatcaagaataaataatagaaaacatcGATAAAGTAAATTATGTTCTATTTAGGAATTTTAGTATcagataataatagtaataagaataaaaaataataaccacaTCTATCTTTTGGAAGAAATTTTTTGGTAGAGAAGTCAGGAAAAAGGCAGCACTAAattcaaggaaaatgaatattttgcaaTGTACACACAAAtcaaaaaacatatattataaTGTAGAAATCATGATTAAGTGTTATTTGGTCATCTTGGGCTGGATCTCAGCAAGGCCAAAGCAAGCTGGCCTCTTGGGGCAGCCACATAGAACCAGTTGTTTTTCAGTAAAGCCACCACCCACCACCCTGTCAGGAAGTTTGCAAAGACGCCTACAAAAAATGCTCAGGTTTAGCTTcatctgtgtttttaaaagcCAGTGACAGTGCCTGAGTGAGGATCCCAAGGTGGCACAACCCAGGGACTCCCCAGAGACTCATTTAGCTGAAGAAATCAGGCTCAGACCCCTGGAGTTAATGAAACAAAACTGTATTTAATGAACAACAACATCGTAGGTTACAGGCCTGGACAGTGggggactcaaaaaaaaaaagggggggacaGTAAGGGCTGTGGCACTTTGGGGGGAGCAATGTCACTACCTCTTAGCACCTCTCCCCTGAAGAGGGATTCATGTGATTCCCCTGTCCAAGAGGGCAGCATGGCAGGAGAACTGCCCCATCTCAAGGTGGGAAACTTGAACTCCAGGTAGTTTATCAGCTTACCCAAAGCCACATAAGGTTCCTGTACTGCTCTTGTACACCATGACCCAGCTCAGAGGCGACATGACTAGACAGGCAAAAGGGGATGAACCCCTCACAGGAAGGGCAAGCATGGTGTTGGAAGAGGCATTAGTGCAGTGCACAGTGACAATGAGAGGTGCTGGCTGCAGCTAGGTGGGACTAGGCATCTATCCTATTTCCCAGGTCTCAATGGCCCAACATCCACTTGGGTCACTgcttctcccctcttctctctggtGTCCAGACCCTCAGGACTGGCTGAGGGAGTTCACAGGGCAGAATTGGAGGGTACAGGGAGGTATACTCCCTGTAGTGCTCAGAGAGAGGTATTCCCTTGGCACCTGCCATGCACAAGGCCAGCACAGGGCTCAGGCAGTGCAGGTGCCCAGGGGCCTGAAGGATctaaggggagggggcaggacaCAGAAAACCATGACATGTGGCCAGCCACAGTGCCAGGAGAGGCATATAGAGAACGGATGTAGTAGGCAGAGAAGTCCAGGAGGTGTTATGTGGGCAGGACCTAGGGAAGTGCAGGGCCCAATAAAGAGAAGTAGGGAGGGCAGGACTGAGGCAAGCATCCATGCTGAGGGGTCTGAGTTTGACCCTGGCCTGGCGGCCATTgtgacaaaagagaaaaacaggatgACTGCAGAGACTGTGGGAGGCTCAAGGAGGCCACGGAGATGGAAAGAGGAGGGCTGAGAAGCCACAGCGAGTCCAGGCATCTCTGGGCAGGCCTCTGGAAATGGCACTGGCTGTTTGGGAGGTTGATCAAAGAAAGTCCCTTCTGGGGCCACCTCTTCAGGTGGACTTGCAGCAAGGAAAGGCCCACCAAGAGCTTCAGGCTCTGCAGAAATACAAGGACATGTCACGTtccctccagcccccaccccaccggCCTTTGACCCTCTCTAGGGGAATAGGGGAGCAATGGGTCTCAGCACAAATCCTGCCCTCCGCTTTCCCACTCTACAGTAGCAAATGTAGCCCAGCAAAGTCTCAGAGTGGAGTTACTGCTGGAGAGGAGACCCCCAGGGAAGGAGGGACTTGACCAGAGGCCTGGGGAGATGCTCTTGGGGAGGGAAGTGGGATCCTACCGGGGAACAGTGCCAAGGGCACCTGTTCTCAGGACCAATCCTTGGGAGACATCAGGTCCCCTCCAGAGGGGAGTGACACCTTGCAGCACCAGTAGGGGGCACCACAGCTACACACTTGGTGGAAGGTTCCTCTGTCTTTCCATCCCCCTCATCAGGGCCTGAAGCCCCAGTGGCAGCAAGATGTAGATCCCCAACCTATATAGCCTTGGGCAGATTCCTCCACAGAGAGCCATGGCCTTCAATTGGGAAGGAGTGTGCCTTCTATGCAAGCACTGTGCTGGCCTGAGCCCCCTGAGCTCTAACCCAGAGGCAGGTGGGATCAGGGAGCCTCTTCCAAGTAGAAGGAGCAGCTAGTCCAAGCAGGCTTGGCCAGGCTTGGCCATGGTAATCCAGCTGCAGGCCAATACTGCTCACCACCTAGGGGCGGGTTTCACTCCCTGCTCCTGGAAGAGGTGACCCAGCCTCTACCCCACCACCCCACAGAGGCAGCTCAGTCACCATCAGCGCAGGCCCATCACTGGGTATCAGGGTCTTGGAAGCCCCAGGCCTCCACAGCAGCGATGAGGAAGTTCTCTGAGCAGAGGGGCTGGTTGTTGAAAGTGTCGCAGTGTCCCGTGCGGCCCCGGTTCAGGTCCCCGTCGATGTAGAGCGCctggccaccccctccccctACAGGGTGCTCATGTCAGTAGCAGCCTCTCTGTCCCCACCCACAACCCATCAGCACTGCCCTTGAGGTATCTCTGCCTAGACTGGGCAACCTCAGAAGTCCTTGCCAGAGGCCTCTCTAAAGCCTCTGGCAAGTGGTCCCTTTaggccttgcctagcatgtgcaaggcccagcatcacaaaaataaatgcataggTACATAAAACCACAGGCTGACCTTTGAACCTCCACAGTACCCTGGGCCTGGCTGTCCAGGTAGACCCCTGCTTCCTAGTCTATTTATCCCAATCCTCACTCACAATCCTCCATGCCCTCCCCCCAGGGTAGGTGGAAGAAGTGGGTTCCTACCGATGATGAGGCAGTCAGTGCCCCCAGCCATGAACATGGACTCAGTCTTGGAGGGCAGGTTGAAGTGCCGAGCTGCCAGGAATGGTGAGAGTCGGTCAGCTGGGTCTGAACAGCTGGAGTGGGAGGATGTGCAGGGTACCGGCTTGATAAGCTCTGGGTGCTTGATGACTACCCACTCGTAACGCTGCACCTCTGGCTGCAGCTGAGGGTGAATGGGCATGAGTTACTGGCATGCAGTGCCCCAGTGAGCCCCTTCTGTCCTCCAAAACCAAGGCCCATCTCCATTCCATAGATTGGCTATGAGCCAGGGGCTGAAGAAATGACAACACACAAGCAGATGAGGTCCCACTTGCTCATAGGCACTTGATAGTGTGATCAAAACCCAGAAGTTGTGCtaggcagtggcacacacctctaatcccagtgacctaTGAGGCtcacaggaagatcacaagttcaaggcctgcctcagcaatttaatgaggccctaattaacttactgagaccctgtctaaaaataaaaaataaaaaagggctggggatgtagctcagtgtaactctgggctcaatccccagtactgggaaaaagaaaaaaatcatttatagctaggtgcagtggcacttgcttgtaatctcagtgactcaggaggctaaggcaagagggttgcaagttcaaagcaaggctTTGCAtcttagtgagattctgtttcaaaatataaaatagaaagggcaggtatctggctcagtggtagagcactctgggttcaatccccagtaccaaaaaaaaaaaaaaaaaaaaaaaaaagcagaaggaaaatatCCTGTAGGGTAACTGCTGTAGTGAAATGAAACTTGATCATGTGAGCTGGGGTACCAGGGCAAGGGCCTGCCAACTCCTGAGCTCCCCCTGGGAGCTTTGGTGAGGTTGAGGGACTGGGAACAACCCTGGCCCAGGGTGACTGCTGGGCCTACACGGGGGGCCCTGGGCTCAGCCCCACTCACCCTAAATACAAAGCACTCTCCAGTTCCGAAGAAGGACAGTTTGCCTCCATACTTGTTTCTCTCACTCCAGTCTGTTGATAGATAAGCTCCACACACCTGAGGAAGAAGGTCAGGCTACCCCAGGAAGGTTCCCTTGTTCAGGCCTACTGAGGTACCAAGTCACAGGCCCCAGCAGGGCATGCAGTGTGTCAcagtccccccacccacccacccacaccaaGTGCAAAAGGGATGTGGAGAGGGCTAAGTTTTGAAAAGTGCACCCTTCCACACCACAGGTTGAAGCTGGCCATGGGGTGGATGCCTCTGGGACATTTCCATCTCCCTTAGTGGCCCTCAAGCACAGGATGAGCTCCATGCATAGGACACATCCACATTTGGATTTTGGTATCCCTGGGAGATGCAGCCTCTCCCAGGTTCATCAGAGTCCAGGTCCCAGACTCCCTTGGGTCCTCCTCACCTCCTTCTGTGTGGTCTTGATGAGCAGGAGGGTAGGTTCGTGTCCCTCACAGTGGAAATAGAACCTGGGGGCAGAGACCACAGATGCTACTCTGCTGCCCTCCCCACTGTCTCCTGCCAGCCTCTGCTGACTCTTAGCCCAGGCTGTCAGGGGTGCTAAGGATCTGGCAATGTCCTCATCAGGTGCTCTTCTCACCTGGCCTTTTTCGGACATTCTGGGCTGTCTACCCCAGTTGGATGGAAGAGAAGCCTCATAGCAGATGGCCCCCTGAGGGCAGAGCCCAGAGCCAGGTGCTACAGGGAAGCAAGAACCAGAGGAACAGGTCCTCACTGTAGGAAAGCTGGGCACATCCtcaggggctgggcatgtggggCGACCCACAGCTTCCAGTGTGGTGCACAGTGCTCGGCTGGTATGCTTGGTGGGGGTTGGGCAAAGTAGCTCCAGCTATGCCAAAATGCTTACATGGTTGCAGACAGGGCCTGGGGTGAAAGCTAGGCCAGATCTGCCCAAATCACCCAGCCAGGTCTCTTGTGACACCAGCTAGAGTTTCTGAGGCTACCTGCCATCTGAGACTTGAGGTGCTGAATACCAGCCAAACCTGGCTGAGGTTTTTTGGTGGTAGTGTGCTTGGGGAAACCCCCTATCAGAGCAATGCACAGGACCCTAAGCTATGGCCTAGGAGGCAGTGATCTCCAAAGTGTGGGAAGCCTGGAAATGACAAAAGTTCAGACAAGGGGCTTCTGATTCTTGGAGCCCACAGGAAGAGGTAGGGCCTTACCAGGGGCTCAGGTGCAAAGGCTTTTCCAATCACCCCTATGAACTCCTGGAAGTCATGGCAGGACATACCCAGGGCACCAAGTGGGCCTCACCTGCTTAGACTGTACCCATGCTGCAATGAGGAGAAAAGTAGAAGGGGCTGGCAAAGGGCAAACCGCTCAGGGACCCAAGACCAGATATCTCTCATCTCCTTCACGCTGACAATCTCAGAGCGGAAGTTCTCTGCATGGACGGCCAGGTGCACAAACTGCCTGGGGAGAGCAGAAAATGTCAGAGCCTGCAGTGACCTGACTGTATTCCCACCCAGGTCTCAGAGCTACTCTTTGTAACCAAGCCCAGAGGGGACATCTCATCTACTCAACCAGGTGTACTGCCTGATTCTAGGGCCTGGATACAAAGAATGGGGCACAGCtgttcccaaaagccccacctcccaCCTTCTAAAGGGGCAGAGTGCCCAGACTGGGGGTGTCAAAAGCACCTTTTCTCTAAGAAATCAGGACAGAAGGACAAAGTTGCAGGGCCAGCCAAGTACCAGCAGATGGCACAACTGaggtagacagacagacagattgTGCCTGAGTGTCAGGCTGAGGAAGTGGAAGCTGGTTCATAAGAAccagccaggccctgggaaaTAGCAAGAGTTGGTTCAGAGCTGGCTGCCAAAAAGGTGGAGAAGTCAGGCACTGAGGTGTGCTTTTAGACCTACCTTTTAGAAAGTGAGACACTGAAAAACAGGAGGAAGCAATGGacatggagaagaaaaaagaaaataaaacagacaagaaGAGGTTAGTGGCAGATACCAATCTCAGGGTGTGCCTTTTTCTGGCCcaggagaaagaaaactacatGCAACAGTCACCCATGGCATAATCCCAGTGTCAGCTGCTGAACACCGTGACCCTTCCCAACCCTGCTCCCCAGGAGCTACACTCAGGGCAGGGAGACCACATCAGCAGCCATGAGAACAACCAGCCATGAAGCTGCTCTTACATGACCGCTGAGAGGCCAGCCTGGCCCCTATGGACTTTCTGACCCTCTGTTGCTGTCTAGCTTCCATCTCAGCCATTGACTTTAGTCCCTGAGGACAGGCCCTGGCATGTCTTGCTGTGACAGTAACTAGGAAGGCTCTTCCTGCTTTTTAGTGTCTTTCTACCCATATGTGTACACATGGACAGACCGAGACTGATAGAATAAGCTCAGGCTCAGACTTCCAGGATGTAATCCACCAGAACCCCCACTCTTGCCTGGGTCCCTTGCAGCCTGCCagaggccacacacacacacaacacacacacacacacacacacagcctggggCTGCTTACCTCTTCT includes these proteins:
- the Tbc1d24 gene encoding TBC1 domain family member 24 isoform X1, translating into MDSPGYNCFVDRDKMDAAIQDLGPKELSCTELQELKQLARQGYWAQSHALRGKVYQRLIRDIPCRTVTPDASVYSDIVGKIVGKHSSSSLPLPEFVDNTQVPIYCLNARGEGAVRKILLCIANQFPDISFCPALPAVVALLLHYSIDEAECFEKACRILACNDPSKKLIDQSFLAFESSCMTFGDLVNKYCQAAHKLMVAVSEDVLQVYSDWQRWLFGELPLNYFARVFDVFLVEGYKVLYRVALAILKFFHKVRAGQPFESDNVKQDIRMFVKDIAKTVSPEKLLEKAFAIRLFSRKEIQLLQMANEKALKQKGITVKQKRQFVHLAVHAENFRSEIVSVKEMRDIWSWVPERFALCQPLLLFSSLQHGYSLSRFYFHCEGHEPTLLLIKTTQKEVCGAYLSTDWSERNKYGGKLSFFGTGECFVFRLQPEVQRYEWVVIKHPELIKPVPCTSSHSSCSDPADRLSPFLAARHFNLPSKTESMFMAGGTDCLIIEPEALGGPFLAASPPEEVAPEGTFFDQPPKQPVPFPEACPEMPGLAVASQPSSFHLRGLLEPPTVSAVILFFSFVTMAARPGSNSDPSAWMLASVLPSLLLFIGPCTSLGPAHITPPGLLCLLHPFSICLSWHCGWPHVMVFCVLPPPLRSFRPLGTCTA